The genomic interval GGCTGGCTCGCGAGGGTGACGATGAGCACGCAGACGCGATTCGCGAGCAGGTCAGTCGCATGCAAGACCACGGCGTCGTCGCCCTCGAGATGGACGGCAACGCGCTGGCAGATCGATTCGACGCGCTGCGAACGGACGACGTTGCCGTGACGGGGATTGCCGGTGCGGCAGGGTATACTGAGCCCGCGAGCTACACCGCCTGTCTCGCGGCGGCCGCGACCGGCGCTGGCGCAACGCTCGAGACCGAGACGCCGGTCGACGTTCGCACCGATCCCACGCGCGTCGTTCGCGAGGATGGGAGCGACCACGCAGTCGACGCCGTGCTCGTCGCGGCGGGCGCTCACACCAAACAACTCCTCGCCGAGGCGGGCGTTCCGATTGCGATGAAGCCCTACCGCGTACAGGCACTCATCGCGAGCGTCACAGACGGATTGACGGAACCGATCTGCTATGACGCAACCGAGGGGTTCTACGTCCGCCCACACCCGGACGGCATCCTCGCGGGCAACGGCACCGAAGAGGTAGAAGCCGATCCGGACGAGTACGACCGCGACGCAACCGATGAGTTCGCACCGGACCTGCTCGAGCGCGTCTCCCATCGTTACCCGAACGCGACGTTCGACCTCGAGCGCGCCTGGGCCGGTCTCTGTACGGCGACACCCGACCGCGACCCACTCGTTGGCCGCCTCGAGGACGGGCTGTATGTCGCGACTGGCTTTCAGGGCCATGGCTTTATGCGCGCGCCGGCGATCGGTGAGCGAATTGCTGGCCAAATACTCGGCGATGACGGGATTAACGCCTTCGATCCGACGCGTTTCGACGGCGACGAAGAATTTTCGATCAGCGAGGGGATGACGATCGACTGGGACAAAACCAGCACAGAATAGAGATGAAAAATACCGTGCGCAGTCTCAGTCGTCAACCGTCACTTCGCCCGGTTCGATACTCTCTGCGTGTGCAGCGTGGTCGTGGTCTGCAACCGCGCGCTCGGTGTCCGTCTCGTCGTCTTCTGCAAGCGTCTCGTCTTTCGGAATTTCGATGCGAAGCGTACCGTGTTCGGTGAGTCGAGCCGCGCCCGCATCCGGATCGACAACAGCATCAGCGGGGAGGTCAGCCTCTCCCTCGAGTTGCAGTCCGCGACCGGGGAAGCGAACGTCGTATCGATCACGGAACTCGCGATACCGTTCGATGCGGATTTTGACGCTGCCGCTGAGATACCGTACCTCGATATCGTCGGGGTCGGTTCCCGGCGCGTCGAAGACGACGAGATACGCGGTGTCGCTCTCGAGGACGTCGACCGGGAGCGATCGATTCGATTGCAGATGGCCGTTTGCGCGTCCGACCTGTCGATACACGGTGTTCGTAATCGAGCGGCCGAACTCTCGCAGCGTCACCTGTTTTCACCTCTGCTTGCGCGCTGTATACACCCGATAAAATCGCGCGAGACGCGCTTGGGGACCAGCCAATTCGCGGGAGACATGTCCAGATGAAGTCGTATGTGGGCCACGTTCTTATTGATTTTGTCGGTTAGTAAATAAACGTCTGACGGTGTCTTCGAGTCACTATTAGAGTTCGACCGACTCGAGACAGTTTGTGCCGCCACAGACTGGACAGGATAGCTCCGAGACCCCAAACTCGTCTGGCACGTCGTAGGTGTAATGGTTCTCGAACATATCGAGAAAGCAATCGTCGTCGGTGCAAACAATTTCTTCTGTCGGTGGCATACCGCGTACTAGTGGGTGTCGACCTATCAACGTCTGGGTTGCGGCACGATAGCACCGCACTCGAGTGTGGGTGTCGCGGACCGCCTATCGAGCCGTGTAGTCACCGTTTTATCGCTCGAGGCGCTACCGCAGTCTATGACTGACCCCGAGGCGCTGTCCGTGACGATCGTCGACGGCTACGTCGACGAACCCGCACACTTCGGGGTGCCGCCGTACATCTCGACGTACCCCCGCTATACGGCCGGTGCACTCGTCGAGGCGGGCGTCCCCCGCGAGCAGATCACCTACCATACTATCGATGGCCTGCGCGAGGAGACAAACCGCTGGCGCGATGTCGACGATGCTGATCTCCTGATCTATCTGGGCGGAATGACTGTCCCCGGCAAGTACGTCGGCGGCACACCGGCCGAACCCGACGAAGTCCGCAAACTCGCCTGGACCGCAAGCGGAACGAGCCTGATGGGCGGCCCCGTCAAGTTCGGCGTCGGCGAGGAAAACGCCGGCGCGACCGAAACCGAGCGCCAAGATCTGGATTTCGACTTCGTCGCCAAAGGCGATGTCGAAGCGGCTGTCTACGATCTCGTCGAGAGCGGTCTCGAGGGCTTTAACAACCGGATGCGCGATATCGACGAAGTCTCCCGGTGGGCCCAGGAAGGCGCGTTCGTCGTCGAACAACACCCCAACCATCCAGACCACCTCATCGCCGAACTCGAGACCTCTCGTGGCTGTGCCTACCGCTGTTCGTTCTGTACGGAACCGCTCTATGGCAACCCCGAGTTCCGGCCGCCACCGACCGTCGTCGGCGAGGTCGATGCGCTGTCGAACCACGGCGTCCGCAACTTCCGCATCGGTAGGCAGGCGGATATTCTGGCCTACGGCGGCGACGGCGAAGCGCCCAATCCCGACGCGCTCCGGCAACTCTACAGCGGCATCCGCGAGGTTGCACCCGACCTCGAGACGCTCCATCTGGACAATATGAATCCCATCACCATCGTCAACTGGCCCGAGAAAAGTCGGGAAGGGATTCGGATCATCGCCGAACACAACACGCCCGGCGACACGGCCGCGTTCGGCCTCGAGTCTGCGGACCCAGTGGTTCAGGAGGAAAACAATCTGAACGTCAGCGCCGAGGAGTGTTTCGAGGCAGTGCGTATCGTCAACGAAGAAGGCGGGTGGCGACCCGGTGGCGACACGGAGACGGCACCGAATTTCGGTGCGGACGCGCCGAATTGCTTGCCGAAACTCCTCCCTGGGATCAATCTGCTCCACGGTCTCAAAGCCGAACGCGAGGAGACCTACGAGCATAACCGCGAATTCTTGGAGCGCGTCTACGACGAGGGCTACATGCTTCGGCGAATCAACATCCGGCAGGTCATGTCGTTCGCCGGCACCGACATGTCCGATACGGGAGCCGAAATCGCCAACGAACACAAGCAACTGTTCAAACGCTACAAACAGGAAATCCGTGAGGAGATCGATCAGCCGATGCTCGAGCGCGTTGCTCCGCCGGGAACCGTGCTCCCGGATGTCCACCTCGAGTACCATCAGGATGGGAAGACGTTCGGACGCCAACTCGGCACGTATCCGCTGCTCGTCGGCATTCCGGGCGAACGCGACCTTGGGCAGACAATCGACGTGGCGGTCGTCGACCACGGCTATCGCTCAGTGACGGGCGTTCCGCACCCGCTTGATCTCAACGCGGCATCGATGGACGAACTCACCGCGATTCCGGGCATCGGTGACCGAACTGCCGGCGATCTCGTCGTCAATCGCCCCTACGACACCATCGGCGACGCCCAGACCGCGGCCGACGCCGAACTCGATCTCACTCGGTTTGCAACGATCTCAGTGCCACCGCTCGAGTAACGTGACTATCTGAATCGGTGTGGGTGACTGTACTGACTCGCTCAGTCACACCCTATATCGGGTCGAATACCGATAATTACGGCCGTTGGTCGGTAGATCTATTATGCATGGGCCGTAGAGTCGGTAGTGAGGGTCTACCTGTGGAAATATCTGAAAAGCTCCTGTGTCTGTTCAGCACTGAGGTATCAGCAGAGGAGGATCGGTATGTCATCGAGGTACCGCGTCAAGAAGTTGAAACTGGCGACATCGATCCGGGGGATGTCTATCGCGTTGCACTCATCTCACGCGACGATGGCGACGACGCTGATGGGGAAGCCGTTGCACAACAACCCCAGAGCGCGCCATCCGAGCCACAGCCACCGGTCGATGTCAGCGAAACCCGTTACGTCGAAATCGAAGACATCGGCAAGCAAGGCGACGGCATCGCGCGCGTCGAACGGGGCTACGTCATTATCGTCCCAGGGGCCGACGTCGGCGATCGCGTCAAGATCGAAGTCACCGAAGTCAAATCGAATTTCGCCGTCGGCGAAATCATCGAAGAGACGTTCTAACAACGAACTTTTTTACCGGGGGCATCGCGACCGGCCCGTGGCCGGTCGCTCAACCCCCGGCAAAAAGCTTCCTCAGAAATCGAAGATTTCTGATGGGCGCAGCAAGAGCGTCGCTCTTGCGGCCGTCGATGAAAAAAGGCCGAGCGCGCCCGTCGGCTCGCTCGGGGTTCTCGTGAGCGTACTACGCGAACGAGAGCCAGCGAGGCACGACGTGTCTCGCGTGAAACGACGCGCACAGCGTGTCGTACTTTTCTTTACCGAGTCTTATCTATCGGGAATTGTCTCGCGGAACCGCTCCGGATCGTCGTGGAAACAGTCGCCGACGACGATTGCGTCCGCGCCAGCCTCGAGAATGTCTGCAGCTTTCGCGGCGCTGTCGATGCCGCCGCCGTAGAACAGCGTCGTCTCCTCGAGATAGTCTGCGGCCGCTTCGACGTCGTCAGTACCGCCGTAGGTGCCGGAGTATTCGATGTAAAAGACCGGAAAGCCGTAGAACGATTCGGTCGCGAGGGCAGCGCCGGCGACTTCCTCGGGCGTGTACGTTGTCTCGACGCCCGCGCGGTCGGCCGCCGCAGAATCGAGGTGCTGGACGACATAGCCCTCGCCGAACAGCGACTCGGTGAGTTCGGAGACTTTTTCGATCCCTTTCGATTCGACGAGGCCACCGACGAGTGGGACGCTCGAGGCGATCGTCTCTGACGGTTTCTGTCCGACTTTGGTAAAGAGGTCGATGTGCTTGCCGACGAAGTGGTCCCAGTCGCCGTTGTAGACTGCGGGGACAGAGAGGCCGTCGACAGCGTCGATTGTCTCTGTTGAAACGTGATCCGAGCGGTACGGCTCCTGCCAGACGGGGATGTCGAGGCCCGAGTCCTGAATCGCTGTGACTGCCTCGAGCGTGTTCTGGGCGGTTACGCCGTCGGAGCCACCGATCATCACCAGATCGGTGCCCTCGAGCACCGAGAGATCAGCGGGGAGGGGCTTTTCGGGGTCGACTTTCGTCACGTGCGTAATCGCATCCCAGTCCCACTCCCAATCGGATGTCATATCGCTCCCTTCGAAACGGGTATTCAATTTCTTGTCGGTATTGATTACTCGCTCTCGAGAGGCGTTCCGTCGATTCGCTTTGCACCTTCGGAGTCGTGAACGACGACCTCGCCCGCGCTGGGAGTGACTGGCTCGTAGGCGTCACGAACGCCGATTGCCTCCTCGAGTTCGTACACGGCGCGCTCTTTCAGTGTGGCTGCAAGCTCCTCAGCGTCCGCGCGGGAGATGTCGCGCCCGAGGCCCTCGCATTCGTGGGCGTGAACGGTTCCGGCCTCGCCGTCGTCACCCTCGCGGCCGGAAAGCGAAACGCTGTCGACGGCTTCGCCCATCGGCTGACTCGTTCCATCGAGACCGACGCTAAAGGGATACGTGCGACAAATTAGTGGCCGGTCGTCGTGGACGGTACAGGCACCCAGTCCGTCGGTTTCGGAGTAGAACGCACAGTCGCCACAGCCGTCTGTCTGGAGCGCCCACTCGAAGGTCTCACCCTCGAGGCCGTCGTCACCTTCTGTGAGTCCGTAGGGCATCGGCTGGGCGATATCGCGCCACTCCCGATCCGAAACCGGCGGGACGAGGTCGGCTTTTCCGCTTGCGACTGCAGCATTGATTGGCGCGTCCTCGAGCGTTCGCACTTCGTCTGGAAACACCGTTGCCGTGTGTTCGTCGTCGCCGTGGCTGGTACAACAGTCTCCACAGCGGGTACACTCGAAGCCAATCGACTCGATCGCATCCGCGATTTCGTCGACCGAGAGGTCGCGAGCATGATTCAGTTCCGCCTCGAGTGAGTGCACGGCTGTCCCTACGTCTTGAGGGACACAAGAGCGTTGCTCTCGCCGGTGGGTTACCGCACTGCGTGCAGGCAGACCGCTCTCGAGGGGCGATGCTCGAGTTCGTCCGCGAGAGCAGGATAGGACTCGCAAAACGCCTCGGTTGGTTCGGGTTCGACGAGTTCGGACAGCGAAAAGCCAGCCGAGAGCAGTGGCTCGAGGAGTGCAGATAGCGGCCGGCGGAAGTACGTCCCCGGATTGTCGCTGTCGGGGCCGCCCCAGTGAATCTCGAAGCGTTCGGTTTCGTGGTACTGGGGGTCGCCCTCGTGAGCGGGAACGACATGCGGCTCGAGATCCATCTCGAGCGCCTCGGTCGTGTTGGGATACTCGCGGTCGCGCACGATCAGAAAGTCGTGAAACGGGTGATGGGTCGAGACAACGAGCGAGCCACCTGGTCGGAGCACGCGGGCGAACTCCGACAGCGGTGTCTCGAGCGACGGCAAGTGCGAAATGACGTGCTGGCAGAGCACGATATCCATGGTGTTGTCCTCGATTGACGAGAGCGAGTCGGTGAGGTCTGCGCGTCGAAATTCGGCCTTGTCACCGTAGCGTTCGCGGGCGACCCTGACCATCTCCGCGCTCGCGTCGATCCCGAGAACGTCGCCGCCGCGCTCGGCGAGTGTGGCTGCATAGTGGCCGTCGCCACAGCCAGCATCGAGAACGCGCTTCCCACTCACATCGGGGAGCAGGGAGTCTACCGCGGGAAAGAGGATCTGCTCTTTCGTCGACCCGCGGGTAATCTCCGTCCAGTTCGCCGCGAGTTTGTCGTAATGGCGTTCGATTGCGCGCAGGTCGTCGTCCATACGAACCTGTTATCGACAGTACAAAAGAGTGATCTGACAGTCACAAATACTGGGACTGACGCGAACTGGTCAGGACATCACCGGCTGTGCGCACTCGCCGTCCCACTCGAGGCGACCCTCAACGGCGAGTTTCTCGAGGTGGGCGACCACGGTTGCTTGCGCGAGGTCGCGGACGCCAGTCAGGTCCTTTTCGTAGGCAGCCTCGAGAAGTTCCTCGAGCGTTTCGGCTCCGTCTCTGACGGCCTCGAGAATGCGGGTTTCGCGATGCGTGCGGTGAGCGAGCAATCGCTCGAGGACAGCCCGTGGCTGGTCGATTACTGGGCCGTGGCCGGGGTAGAGCGCGGGCGGGTCCCGCGCCCACAGTCGCCGGAGCGTGCTCACGTAGGCGCGCATGTCACCCTCGGGTGCGCCAACGACGACGCTGCCCTCGCGGACGGCACAGTCGCCACAGCAGATCGGACCGCCAGGGCCTGCCTCGAGTGCGATATGATCGGGGGCGTGGCCGGGTGCATCGAGGATGCGAATGCGTTCGCCGCCGACCTCGAGCGTCGTGCCCGGCAGAAACGTTCGGTCGGGGACAACGCCGGTTGCGGCGCGAAAGCGCTCGACGCGACCGTGTCTCGCCCAGACTGTCGCGTCTGTTCGCTCAGCGTACGCGCCGACGCCGCCGACGTGGTCCGGATGCGTATGCGTCACCAAAATATGCTCGAGCGAGCGGTCGGCGAGTAGTCGGTCGAGGTCCTGAGATTCGTCCACTGGGTCGACAAGGACCACGGAATCGCTGCCGAGAACGTAGGCGTTCGTCTCGCCACCGGGTGCACGTGTCGTGGTTGGGACGGGACAGCGACGGATGTCCATGGACAGACGTCAGGGCCGGTATCAAAATGAGTGGCGATGTCAGCGGGTGCGACAGCGCCCGTCGAACGCTCGAGCGTCGTCGCTCAGTGTTTCAGGTAGTAAACCTGTTTGCGCGCATCGCGGAAACTGTAGCGCGACCCGATGAGGTCGACATCCTCGAGGCGGTTGAGCGCGTAGCGAACGGTACGGTCGGGAAGGAGTGACTCCTCGGCGAGTTGGCCCTGCGAAAGCGGGGAATCGGTCTCGAGGACTTTTGCGACGAGTTTCGCGCTGGGCGGCAGTTCACGAAGGCGGTCGCGGTATTCGTCTTCGGAAAGTGTTTCTTCGCCGGTCAGGCTGGGATCCTCGGTGGTACTCATGCTCATACTCACCTCAGCGGAGAGCGCACTGGTAAAGCTTCCCTATATGTGGATACGAAGAATGTAGTTTGTATAATGAGTTCATATGGCATATTAACGCAATTTCGGTAGTTCAAGCAGCGCGGATGCAAGCGGAAACCCCGGAAAATCCTGTCCAGTCAGTCAGTTTTGACCGATTTATCGATTCGTCCGTGGACGTTGATCACAATCGCCCATGTCGACACCAGTGTCGACCAACGACAGTCATCGGTGGATAGACTCCAGTATCGTTTTATCCTCCGGCCACAGTAGTTCCGCCCAGTGTGAAAGGACAGGAGTGGTACCAGGCCGACGACGTTGCCGAGGAGTACGACGACAAACGCTTCTCTAAGGGCGGTCAGCTGATTGACCGTCGAGAAAAAGAAGCGGTCCTCGAGGCGATCATGCCTGTCGAGGATCGAAACATCCTCGAGATCGCCTGTGGTACCGGGCGATTCACGGTGATGCTCGCCGATCAAGGCGCAGACGTCGTTGGACTCGATATCTCAGCAGCGATGTTACAGCAAGGACGGGCAAAAGCACAGCACGCAAATCTCGAGGGCACCCTCGAGTTCCTGCGTGGTGATGCCGGGCGATTGCCGTTTCCGGACGATCACTTCGATACCGTCATCGCGATGCGATTCTTCCATCTCGCGGACGATCCGGAGGCGTTCTTGCGGGAGATGCATCGCGTCTCGAGCGATCAGATTGTCTTCGATACCTTCAATCGCTTTAGCGCCCGTAGCGTCTACAACTGGGCGCTACCGATGGGGTCGCGACTCTACTCGAAAAGCGAAGTCAGCGAGTTGCTCGCAAAGACGAACCTGACGCTCGTCGACGTTGAGGATGACTTCCTCGCACCGTACGGGCTCTATCGCTCAATTCCGAACGCGCTCGCCTCGCCGATTCGGACGCTCGATACGACGATTGGCGGCCATTCGATTCCCGACCACTTCGCGTCGGTTTCCTACTGGAACACTCGCATCCGGTAACTCGAGGCGACGATCAGACGAGGCGATCGGACGTGTTTCGGCCAGTGAGACCGAACCCACGTACTTTTACTACCGAGGAGTGCTACCGAGACGTATGGAGCTCTCGGTAGTCATCTCGACGCTCAACGACCGAGAGCAACTGGTGTCGTGTCTCGATGCCGTGAGCAATCGGACGCCCGATTCGACCGAACTAATCGTCGTCAACGGGCCATCTTCCGACGGGACAAGCGGTGTCGTCCGCCAGCGGTCCGATATCGACGTCCTCGTCGAAATTTCCGAACGAAACCCAAACGTCTCTCGAAATGCCGGCCTCGAGGCGGCGACGGGCGATATTGTTGCGTTTGTAGACGGCGAGTACGCCGTCGAACCCGGCTGGTACAGCGCCATCGAACGCACTCTCGAGGGGACGTCTGACGAGCAAACTGGCTCTGCAGATGTTGTGACCGGCCCTGTTACTGGCGAGAAGCGATTCGATGGTACCGATCCGCGACCCCCTCGGACGGTCGCCAGACGCGAAATTTCGCTCCTCGATGGCGATAACGTCGCGTTCGACCGAACCGTCCTTGAGGCACTGGATGGCTTCGACGAGTACCTCGAGACTGGCGGTGCGCGCGACTGTGCCCACCGGGTTGCCGGGTTGGGTTTCGAGGTTGACTGGTCAATGGAGATGGCGGTCCGCCGCGAAACCGGCACTGACAGTGGGGCGGCTGAACTCGAGTGGGGGCCGACGTATCGCGCCCTGACCTACCGGCTCGCGAAAAACTATGGACCGCGACCGACAGTACTGCTCAGAACAATCGGGAGCGCCGTCCGCGACGGTGTCTCGAACGTTTTCGGTATTTTTTCTGGCGATGCGACTCCAACGGGGTGGTTTTCGAACGGACTCGAAGTTGTCACTAACGCCGTGGGCGGATTCGCCGACGGACTCCGCGCACGCTATGGTGATCGCTCACAGCAGCGCAATCCACATGGGGTCTCCGCGCGACACGACCGGGCCGTTCAGTTGTACGACCGGCGTGAGTCAGAAGAGGACGCTGATGCCGATTCCGAGGCTACTGACGCTAATAGTGCTTCCGACGCAACTGCTGCAGTTGATGGGACTGATGACAATTAATCGCTAAAAACGGCGTAGATGTAGAGTCCAACACCGATGAAGACGACAAACGATGAGATGTCGTTGAGTAGACCACGTGCCGTAAGCAGGTAGCCAAACTGCAAGAGTCCGCCAGCAATAAGACAACCACCAGCGACAGCGAGCAGCGAGCGAACGTCGCGTGCCTGCTGGAAAAGCAACGTTCCGATTCCAATCGCAATCAACCCGAAAACAATTTCGGCCACGAGTAATGCAAGCGGTTGGTTCCCGACAACAGCGTATCCGAGCAACCCGAAATAGATGAGGAGGGCAACGAACACCGCGCGGTTGACGCTTGCTGGTAGTTTCCTGGCGCTGCTCATACGATAGTCAAATAGGCGAACGCCGGTCACTTAGCCTTGACTGTCTCTCTCGGGGTCGTTCGTCGACGCCTCGAGCCCGCTCGCCCAGTCGCGGTCGAGTCCTTCGTGGACGATGAACTCGAGGGCATTGATGAGGTAGTGAGCAACGACGACGACGAGGAAGCTCCCGGTGACGATGAAAATCGCTGCGAGTGCAAACCCGAGCGTGCCGGTGATGATGATGCCGACCGAGCCCTGGATGCCGTGGCCAAGAGCGAACGCGAGTGAGGAGACCACTGCCAGAATCCAGGGGTCGACGCCGTAGTGTGTCGAGATGACGCCGATCACCGCCGCTCGAAAGAGCAGTTCCTCGAACACGGCGATAATGGGAAGGACGCCGACTAACAGGACAACCCATCCACGGGCAGACTCCGGTGCGAGCAGTTCACGTAGCCCTTCGTCGTGTGTGAATCCAGCGCGGGTTGCAACTGCTGCGCCGATCTCATTTGCAACGTAGAGGACGATTCCAGCTATCGCGCCGATCAGGAGCCCCGTCT from Natronolimnobius sp. AArcel1 carries:
- a CDS encoding class I SAM-dependent methyltransferase, which codes for MDDDLRAIERHYDKLAANWTEITRGSTKEQILFPAVDSLLPDVSGKRVLDAGCGDGHYAATLAERGGDVLGIDASAEMVRVARERYGDKAEFRRADLTDSLSSIEDNTMDIVLCQHVISHLPSLETPLSEFARVLRPGGSLVVSTHHPFHDFLIVRDREYPNTTEALEMDLEPHVVPAHEGDPQYHETERFEIHWGGPDSDNPGTYFRRPLSALLEPLLSAGFSLSELVEPEPTEAFCESYPALADELEHRPSRAVCLHAVR
- a CDS encoding glycosyltransferase family A protein; its protein translation is MELSVVISTLNDREQLVSCLDAVSNRTPDSTELIVVNGPSSDGTSGVVRQRSDIDVLVEISERNPNVSRNAGLEAATGDIVAFVDGEYAVEPGWYSAIERTLEGTSDEQTGSADVVTGPVTGEKRFDGTDPRPPRTVARREISLLDGDNVAFDRTVLEALDGFDEYLETGGARDCAHRVAGLGFEVDWSMEMAVRRETGTDSGAAELEWGPTYRALTYRLAKNYGPRPTVLLRTIGSAVRDGVSNVFGIFSGDATPTGWFSNGLEVVTNAVGGFADGLRARYGDRSQQRNPHGVSARHDRAVQLYDRRESEEDADADSEATDANSASDATAAVDGTDDN
- a CDS encoding TRAM domain-containing protein, producing the protein MEISEKLLCLFSTEVSAEEDRYVIEVPRQEVETGDIDPGDVYRVALISRDDGDDADGEAVAQQPQSAPSEPQPPVDVSETRYVEIEDIGKQGDGIARVERGYVIIVPGADVGDRVKIEVTEVKSNFAVGEIIEETF
- a CDS encoding FAD-binding oxidoreductase — encoded protein: MSNDPLGGDATGDDADLAVGADAFVDRGAGLEVAVVGAGAVGATAAYDLAREGTDVTLYDGGQVASGSSGRAAGICYDAFADPIDAELAGDSIERFRALSGDETFPFVECPYVWLAREGDDEHADAIREQVSRMQDHGVVALEMDGNALADRFDALRTDDVAVTGIAGAAGYTEPASYTACLAAAATGAGATLETETPVDVRTDPTRVVREDGSDHAVDAVLVAAGAHTKQLLAEAGVPIAMKPYRVQALIASVTDGLTEPICYDATEGFYVRPHPDGILAGNGTEEVEADPDEYDRDATDEFAPDLLERVSHRYPNATFDLERAWAGLCTATPDRDPLVGRLEDGLYVATGFQGHGFMRAPAIGERIAGQILGDDGINAFDPTRFDGDEEFSISEGMTIDWDKTSTE
- a CDS encoding YkgJ family cysteine cluster protein is translated as MHSLEAELNHARDLSVDEIADAIESIGFECTRCGDCCTSHGDDEHTATVFPDEVRTLEDAPINAAVASGKADLVPPVSDREWRDIAQPMPYGLTEGDDGLEGETFEWALQTDGCGDCAFYSETDGLGACTVHDDRPLICRTYPFSVGLDGTSQPMGEAVDSVSLSGREGDDGEAGTVHAHECEGLGRDISRADAEELAATLKERAVYELEEAIGVRDAYEPVTPSAGEVVVHDSEGAKRIDGTPLESE
- a CDS encoding MBL fold metallo-hydrolase, yielding MDIRRCPVPTTTRAPGGETNAYVLGSDSVVLVDPVDESQDLDRLLADRSLEHILVTHTHPDHVGGVGAYAERTDATVWARHGRVERFRAATGVVPDRTFLPGTTLEVGGERIRILDAPGHAPDHIALEAGPGGPICCGDCAVREGSVVVGAPEGDMRAYVSTLRRLWARDPPALYPGHGPVIDQPRAVLERLLAHRTHRETRILEAVRDGAETLEELLEAAYEKDLTGVRDLAQATVVAHLEKLAVEGRLEWDGECAQPVMS
- a CDS encoding class I SAM-dependent methyltransferase encodes the protein MKGQEWYQADDVAEEYDDKRFSKGGQLIDRREKEAVLEAIMPVEDRNILEIACGTGRFTVMLADQGADVVGLDISAAMLQQGRAKAQHANLEGTLEFLRGDAGRLPFPDDHFDTVIAMRFFHLADDPEAFLREMHRVSSDQIVFDTFNRFSARSVYNWALPMGSRLYSKSEVSELLAKTNLTLVDVEDDFLAPYGLYRSIPNALASPIRTLDTTIGGHSIPDHFASVSYWNTRIR
- a CDS encoding CPBP family intramembrane glutamic endopeptidase, yielding MTQWATFVGITGVVLALLLVLSYLTESSFDTTGHETEAGTETETETGSVPAETSPAETPPTPDSDVLEKGTEAQLTDSHPTESEPQRHDGARGGDIDPSNLSSGVLLANVALSQGVFALVLIGAAIYTAIPASALGIEFSRAYLETGLLIGAIAGIVLYVANEIGAAVATRAGFTHDEGLRELLAPESARGWVVLLVGVLPIIAVFEELLFRAAVIGVISTHYGVDPWILAVVSSLAFALGHGIQGSVGIIITGTLGFALAAIFIVTGSFLVVVVAHYLINALEFIVHEGLDRDWASGLEASTNDPERDSQG
- a CDS encoding Hsp20/alpha crystallin family protein is translated as MTLREFGRSITNTVYRQVGRANGHLQSNRSLPVDVLESDTAYLVVFDAPGTDPDDIEVRYLSGSVKIRIERYREFRDRYDVRFPGRGLQLEGEADLPADAVVDPDAGAARLTEHGTLRIEIPKDETLAEDDETDTERAVADHDHAAHAESIEPGEVTVDD
- a CDS encoding helix-turn-helix domain-containing protein, whose protein sequence is MSMSTTEDPSLTGEETLSEDEYRDRLRELPPSAKLVAKVLETDSPLSQGQLAEESLLPDRTVRYALNRLEDVDLIGSRYSFRDARKQVYYLKH
- a CDS encoding heptaprenylglyceryl phosphate synthase; translation: MTSDWEWDWDAITHVTKVDPEKPLPADLSVLEGTDLVMIGGSDGVTAQNTLEAVTAIQDSGLDIPVWQEPYRSDHVSTETIDAVDGLSVPAVYNGDWDHFVGKHIDLFTKVGQKPSETIASSVPLVGGLVESKGIEKVSELTESLFGEGYVVQHLDSAAADRAGVETTYTPEEVAGAALATESFYGFPVFYIEYSGTYGGTDDVEAAADYLEETTLFYGGGIDSAAKAADILEAGADAIVVGDCFHDDPERFRETIPDR
- a CDS encoding radical SAM protein, giving the protein MTDPEALSVTIVDGYVDEPAHFGVPPYISTYPRYTAGALVEAGVPREQITYHTIDGLREETNRWRDVDDADLLIYLGGMTVPGKYVGGTPAEPDEVRKLAWTASGTSLMGGPVKFGVGEENAGATETERQDLDFDFVAKGDVEAAVYDLVESGLEGFNNRMRDIDEVSRWAQEGAFVVEQHPNHPDHLIAELETSRGCAYRCSFCTEPLYGNPEFRPPPTVVGEVDALSNHGVRNFRIGRQADILAYGGDGEAPNPDALRQLYSGIREVAPDLETLHLDNMNPITIVNWPEKSREGIRIIAEHNTPGDTAAFGLESADPVVQEENNLNVSAEECFEAVRIVNEEGGWRPGGDTETAPNFGADAPNCLPKLLPGINLLHGLKAEREETYEHNREFLERVYDEGYMLRRINIRQVMSFAGTDMSDTGAEIANEHKQLFKRYKQEIREEIDQPMLERVAPPGTVLPDVHLEYHQDGKTFGRQLGTYPLLVGIPGERDLGQTIDVAVVDHGYRSVTGVPHPLDLNAASMDELTAIPGIGDRTAGDLVVNRPYDTIGDAQTAADAELDLTRFATISVPPLE